From Garra rufa chromosome 19, GarRuf1.0, whole genome shotgun sequence, the proteins below share one genomic window:
- the bscl2 gene encoding seipin has translation MSSVTERDLKTIRFKCDFCGGLRSRQRDTTGSTSALDGEGLQSMGAAMGPLLLWLQDVAAVTLLRARRTLLRAAILFCALVLLLWVSIFLYGSFYYSYMPSVSFSTPVHFYYRTDCDASDSALCSFPMANISLLKNGRDQVMMSGQAYRISLELQMPESPVNEQLGMFMVKMSCYRADGTVIQSVARSTMLHYRSNLLQTMSTLLFSPLLLTGVSEQKQLIDVELFQDFKSDLYQPAVGAVIEIQSRRVQIYSSQLRIHAYFTGLRYLLYNFPVMSAIVGVASNFTFLSVIVLFSYLQFIWGGLYPPEQVRVKVMMGDSTRLQQRREEARKRMHSSASTPTIMYGRENSETADPPQQPKQTVRNKGELDTPTLIGTEDLNDLQEDEAAQDSSTDEAPIFLEAPHIAETQLTELTEEDPDHEQRAAGIGNGTQDEETTQSQSLDISLRQRHGPWMRL, from the exons ATGTCTTCAGTCACAGAACGAGATCTAAAGACGATTAGGTTTAAATGTGACTTTTGTG GGGGGCTGAGGAGCAGACAGCGTGACACCACAGGATCCACGTCTGCATTGGACGGTGAGGGATTGCAGAGTATGGGTGCAGCAATGGGGCCGTTACTGCTTTGGCTCCAGGATGTGGCAGCAGTGACCCTGCTGAGAGCCCGCAGGACGCTTCTAAGGGCTGCCATCCTGTTTTGCGCCTTGGTGCTTCTCCTCTGGGTCTCCATCTTTTTGTACGGAAGCTTCTACTATTCCTACATGCCCAGTGTCAGCTTCTCCACACCAGTGCACTTCTATTACAG AACAGATTGCGATGCTTCAGATTCAGCCCTTTGTTCCTTTCCAATGGCTAACATCTCACTCTTGAAGAATGGAAGAGACCAG GTGATGATGTCTGGTCAGGCCTACAGGATCTCTCTGGAGCTGCAAATGCCTGAATCTCCTGTTAACGAACAGCTTGGCATGTTCATGGTCAAAATGTCTTGCTATAGGGCTGATGGGACAGTCATTCAGTCGGTGGCTCGCTCA ACGATGTTGCACTACCGTTCTAATCTGCTGCAGACCATGAGCACACTGCTCTTCTCACCCCTCCTGCTCACAGGTGTGTCTGAGCAGAAACAGCTCATTGATGTGGAGCTCTTCCAAGATTTCAAATCAGACCTT TACCAGCCTGCCGTTGGTGCTGTGATCGAGATTCAGTCCCGCAGGGTCCAGATTTATTCTTCCCAGCTCAGGATCCATGCCTACTTCACTGGCCTTAG ATACCTCCTGTATAATTTCCCTGTGATGTCTGCAATCGTTGGGGTGGCGAGTAACTTCACCTTCCTCAGTGTCATTGTGCTCTTCAGCTACCTGCAGTTCATCTGGGGAGGGCTCTATCCCCCCGAGCAGGTCAGAGTGAAG GTGATGATGGGGGACTCAACACGTCTTCAGCAGAGGAGAGAAGAAGCGCGAAAACGTATGCACTCATCCGCCAGCACTCCTA CCATTATGTATGGAAGAGAAAACAGTGAAACGGCAGATCCACCACAACAACCGAAACAAACCGTTCGAAACAAAG GAGAGTTGGACACTCCTACTTTGATTGGTACAGAGGACCTGAATGACCTGCAAGAGGATGAAGCTg CTCAAGACTCCTCTACAGATGAAGCTCCCATTTTCCTTGAAGCTCCTCATATTGCAGAGACCCAGTTAACTGAGTTAACTGAGGAAGACCCAGATCATGAGCAGAGGGCAGCAGGAATTGGAAATGGGACTCAAGATGAAGAAACCACCCAATCGCAGTCCTTAGACATCAGCCTTAGACAAAGGCATGGACCTTGGATGAGGCTCTGA